A region of the Primulina eburnea isolate SZY01 chromosome 7, ASM2296580v1, whole genome shotgun sequence genome:
AAATATTTAGATTGAGGCCAGAAAAGAATGCAGTAAGTTTAGCAGAGACAAGAACATGCATGCACTCACGGTACATAAAAATGAAACTCAACAGAAATATAAGCAATAAGCAATCATAACATGCACCCAGCAGAATACGGAGATGCTTTGAGAATGACTCAGAGTAATAACAGAAAAAGGGATGAATGAATAACACAAATAAATCTTCCAGCTTTCATAGGGTAGTAATACAAGTTCCCCAAACAAAATAATGGCAACATGATAACCGATTTCTATTTCAATAAAACGGTTCTTCATCGTTCAGGGCAGGACATATCTCACATCTCTACTAGCTTGAGCTCTTAGATGCCGTAATCATTCAATATCATACCATAGTTCATAGTTATTTAGGACGCTAAGGTACTTTGAAGCCTGAGACGCAAGACAAAACGCGCGCTTTATCGAAGTAAAGCGCATTTagcataaattttaaatttcaataTACATAATGTCATTTATACTATAATATtatacaaattaaatattttcaaaaagatAGTAGACATCATAAATAAAAGTTCATTAATAGATaatgtaacataaatcataaccaGAAAGAAAAATACTTTAATCATCTAAAGTTTATTAGTAAATCATAGTATATTAAGAAAAAACTTCATCCTCCTCAACTATATCATCGTTGAATAATGATTAGTCATGAGCATAGAAGAAATTAgtttaaaagtttgcataaaaATTACATTATCATATAAATCATCAAATTTATCATCATACTCCTCAATTATATCATCATAGGAGGAAGATCACAATAAAAGTTTGAATAGAAGAACATATGAACTTTCTGTTTAAAAAATCATGCACAAATGAGTGACAATAGGGgtttttttatcattaaataGCCACGGACTTTGCTAATTGGGCTTCAAAATTGGTTGAGTTCAAGTTAATTTTTATTTACTTACAAAATATTAGCTCACTTGTTTAAAGTGCACGCTTCTGCACCTCTAGGAGCCTCGCAACTAGGCAGAGGCGCACGCTTTAAGCGCACTTACAAGTGCAGCGCCTGGGTAATAACCCAGCACAATGGGTGCGCCCCGCTGGGCCTGTCACCTAGGCGCAGCCAAGCGCACGCTTTTAATAACTATGCCATAGTCGGACCAGGTTGGAGGTCCTGCATTGAAATCTCGCCACACCTATTTCCATATGCAAGCTTCATATAAGAAGACCTTTTATATATGAAGGGTGTATAGGAGGCAATACATTTGAAAATAGCAAATTTACGGAATTTAAGATTCTAGATCAATAAACTGATCTTCACCATCAAAATGACAAAACTATTTCAAATTCAAAGGATATGGCATCCATTGTTATTAAATCACGATTTCTTTGTTTAGATGAGTATAGAACTTTAAAAGACATCGCAAGGGAGCAAAAAACTTGGGGTTTCACAAATACCTCAATGTTCATAGTATACCAAAagaaatgctaattttaaagaGAGGCTATAATTTCTAGCTCTAAAAAGTTCACAATCAACAATACGCTACTTACGATTCATGAATAGGTAGAAATATGTATgctttttcaaatatatttacaCCTTTCCACCACCGTCTGAACTTTACAAATGAAGTTTCCTTGTCAGCCTGCATCAATATAAACATTAAATCTGAATGAAACAACTCATGGGAAAATATAGCATTTCATGTGAAGTTTTAAAAGATACACCACCAAGTACTTCTATCACAAATAACCTTCTAATATCAATAAATTATCCCAATAGTTTCGAATATTCAGTAGCAAGAGAGTCCTTgggtattaaaaaaaacaatatgcGAAGAACAATAGTTTCTCACAGACAGCATGCTACATAGTTTTTAACAAAACTTAATAATATTCTCCGAACTGATTCTTAAAACTAAATGTTTTCACTTCCAGAATTCGGTTACAATCAAGTGACTCTAAAAGGTTTCCCTCTGCCCTATGTAACACGCACAGAAGAGGGAAGATCAAACATCCTCTTGTTTGATGTTATGCAAATAATGCCAGTTTTCCTCATGTTGTATACATCAAAACATTGATTGAAGTTCCTGTGGAAATTGCAAAAATCAAATACAACCAATCTCGAAAAGTCTTGAATGTAACAGTTTAAGAAAAGAAATAAATCATTACCTTGGATAGGACATCCCGTTTCAACTTCTCATAGAAGTAAgtattaaaaaaatgataatcACATCTTTCTGAAGCTTTCGAAGATGTTGGCTTCTGCAGATACCTAACCCAAAGGAGAGCAGTGAGTAAATAATCACATAGTGCCAGCACAAAGGCGACCCTATGATGATATAAGGGCGCAAAAgttctcgatcatccttcatcaAAAAATGAGACAGAAATTCACTAGCTCTTGTGGGGAATCTTGATCTTGTATCCACTTACCTGATGTAAAAGTTCATGATCGTTGATGACAAATAAGATTCGGGAGTCAAGCATTGCATGTCCGAGTAGCAAATTTCAATTGCTTCAGGATCATCCCTGTTTTcggaaaaaaattaatttagaatacatatatataatttattgttCGAGTCAGGAAAtccaagtatctctgagatatgAAGCTGCAGCACATACAATACCTTGAAGGATAGTAAATCTTGGTATCTCCGATgctgaaataaataaaatacaggAATTAAATACATACTGATTATAAACACTCAAAGATGGCCTAGTTGATGCAGAAACAGACAGAAACAAATGAAGGTGCAAATTAAAAGGCTGGAGGATTACCTTTGATCCGCTTGGTCTGTTACTTCAGTCTCGAGTTCTTCCTCATCCACTAGGACAACGGCTTTTTGCTGTAAAATTAATGTCCAATTTGCATGTTAAATTGTAGACAGGTTCAAAAAATGCACCAACTTTATAAACAACAATATATGTATACATTCTAGCAGTAAACAAACAGAGGGTAGAACCTCAAAATTCTTCGAAATGCTAAATACATTTAATATAGTCTCAAGAATTCAAaggatatatataaatttagaagGCAAGCCAGAGAATTGTGCAGAAAAGGCCAATGGATTCGCTTCGTTAAGGTTAGTGGACTAATTGCAGAGCTTAAAATGATGAGAAAAGAACAAAATATGTAACTGCACATAGAAATATGCCACTGATGAACTAAATAGATCGGACTTCAGAAAAACTAATCAAAGGATTGGCAatatttattgttttctttCCCAAACGATATGGATGTGTAAACTTCTTCCATCATAAGTAGATTTCAGCAGTGCAGTACAAACTTTTAGTTATCTGAGAACCTTTACAAATTCCTACTTGATGCATgtgatttcaaattcatcaatACAACAGAAGAATGATAATTTAATAATGTGTCTTATACGCTCAAGATTTCCCAGAATCACGAAGGAAAATGGAGCACCATACAAAAGCAATTGCAGCATGACATAAGAAGAAATTCTAATTCAAACTCGGATAACTTACATTGTTGCGCTTGGACACATTTGAAGAACGAAAACAAGGAGCAACTTCCCTGAGAATAATGAAGCACAAGGTTAAACACATCCACCATGCCATATAAATAAGTTGTTTAATAGGAAGAAAACATTACAAATGGTCATTTAACATGATCAGAAGACAGTAAAAATCTTTACGGCGAAATGAAAGAAAACAAGATAAAATCACAAAATACACTTACTTTTTTGAAAAACTGCCGGGCATACGTCCGTCAGAATTGTGAGGTGAAGGTCTAGAAGAGTGCCTTCCCAGTTGCTTACCATTTGATTGGGTTGGTTTATCAATATTTACCGAAAGATAGACTGGAGATTTAAAAGGTTTTTTCCTTGAAGGAAAATCCATCCTCTCAGCATTCCAGAACTGAGGTTGTCCATTTGCAATGGCATTCTTGTTATCACAGTGTTTTAAAGTGGCTATTTCTTCTTTAAAGGACTCGGTTTCCCCAATGCTAATCTGTCATGTCAAAAACAGATAAAGCGCCATGAATTTAAGCAAAATCATTCAGGAGAATTATGCTAATAACATAACAAAAAACTGATACTTTATCATCCATTTTCCCGAAAAAACGTTTTGCAAATGAGGATTTTGAAGCCGGTGTTGACGAGGAAGTTCCAGGCGACGTGCTATCCATGGCATCTACAAAATTcatttaattttcaaatatatcatCAAGAACAGATCAGTATAAGAAATACGTAGCATGAAAGAAAGTTGTAATAGTGCCCCGCCAGTGATAATTGTTTTTATAAGTTATACACTTCCATTATGGAAGTACTTCAAACTGTCTGGATTGGAATTACCTTTGAGCAACACAAAAAATCCAAATTGATAGAAAGTTTCGAGACTTACTTTTATATTGATTCATTTTGATAAAAGTTACAAATCTGAGAAATTATACATCAGACAACCTTACCAATACAAGTCAATTCATCACATGCTGGAGTGTCCTTCTTGCACTTTTCATCATCCTGTAGGAAATGTCATCGCAAACTAAGACAAACACCCTCCCAAAAAGTAAACCAAGATAGTAAAGAGAAAGAATAGCCAGAAGCCTTTGAGAATTCAAAGTTTTATATGACAAATCATAAATGGCCTACCTACTATAAAGTCTGGCTAAAGCCAAGTTGCTTCTATTAAAGCATGGCAATAACATTTAGAAAACTACCATTGGCAACCCAAGTTGTGTGAAATTGTAACAAATATTACCTCTTAATCCATAAAATCACATACAACCAACTATTTACTCGTTTAAAAACACTCGAAATCAAGATGTCCCTAACATACACAAACATAAACCGTAAAATTAAGTTCAAAACTCCATTACCTTTATGGTTCTTTGTTTGTAATGTTCACAAAAGCATATTTGACTTAGCCAAAAATCACACCAACGCATCACTCATCAGCAGCTAAATTGCTCGAGTGAAAGCACTCATACACCACAATTACAAACAATGAGGCATCCTTTATAGTAAATTTAGGGAAATAAATAAATCCAAAGGCAAAAAACATCacagataaaaaaataaataaaaatcaaaccTTCTGAAGCTTTCTCCGCTTGAACTCCGCTTCGTGAATCATCAATCGAGATCGCAACTTTTCGCCACCGTCGGGCAATCTATGGGCCGGACCTGAAGCGAATGCCATCATCCTCATAATTGAATCACTCAGTTCCTTATTAGACATGTGCCTCACTTCAAAGTCCTTAGATGAAGTCTCATCCTCGTCGTATATCTCCAAGGACCACGGCTTTGGTGTCTCCGCTGCGGGGATCACCTTCAGAGGCGGAGGCTCGTCATCGATGCCGTTTTCGGGGGGCATTAGCTTGTTCCAATCGAGCACTAGTGGAGCTTTCCGCTTCCTCCCTCCGCCCACTTCCCCCATGCTTACTGTGGCGCCGGAGAAAGGGTAGTCACCGGTCAATTTTGGGTCGTCAGAGTACTTCAATTTTGGAAATGCTTTTGCGCAATGCTAATGATGGCTACTCCCTATTCTTTACTCTcttaaattaaaaacaaaacatttattttaaaaaataatcaaattaattatttttctaaattataaatacaaaattcactacatttttttaaaaattaatttgattaaaaaaaattgaaactaCAACCTCTCCATCCCACCCACGTTTTTTTACCTATTATTATGATTATATTTGGAATTTACTATTAGAAGTATCTAATATGttcaaattaatttcaaaaaaaattaaattggtAATGAATTGACGATGAAATGGTGCCATTAAATGCAATTGAAATGAAAGTAAAATTAGGGGTAGGTTTGGCACACAAGATgctattatattttaattttcaaaatcttttattataaatataaatcctTGAGCCTTTTCCCACTATCCTAACAATTGAGGGTAATTGGATTGGGTTACCGACTGAATCTGTACTCGAACTCGAATCTGATCAGGTGTATTTTTCGATATAAATCAGGTAATTCATCAGGTTAAGGTAGAAAATGTCTACCCAAACTACCTAATCGGGTACCTAAGAACTCGAATTTTTTTCTAATAAAGAAATTATAAGTTTAGTATTGAATGACGCAAAAAATAatctatttattatttttttttattgtaagtGACTTTGCAAGCCCATTAAAATATAGATGGCAAATGCCGTGTATCCCCATTAAATACAACCGAATTGAAATACTGATCAAATTGAAACCCACACAGCTAAATGTAATTTAAATAGGGAATCAAATGAAACGAGGTCGGAGGAGCATATATATGTTTCTAATTAGTGTTTTCGATGTTTCGATTTACATACTTTAATGGGAAAACTATTTGTTCATTGttactatttattttaaataatttcaaatatggaTTTTTCTTGTCTCATTTTGTGTGGAAATTAGACATGATTATTTTGGTAAGTCTACTTTTTCTTGATATATCTTTTTGCAGTCCCAAAATGAGAAAAcctaagttttttttaaaaaaaatgatgagTACCCCGAACCCGACCCGATTGTTTTGATTGAAAATTTTCTCTACAGCAATCAATAATTCTGTTAAGCAACAAGAAGAAGCTATCATGTTGATTAATCTTCACTGGAAAGAGAAAAATATCTCCCGCCGAAAAGATGTACGGAATGTAGTTGTGCTCAACTAACTAAACAAAATGGCAAAAAAATGAATTATATAGTTGCTTCTTAGACTAAGCAGGTGGGGTGTTAAAAGCGTGTTCTACTTAACATGTATATCACCAACACTTTCTCTCAAGATTTATGTAGATTCATGACACCAATCTTGGATAACAAAATGCATGTTGATCAAGACCTAGACTCTTGGTAAAGATGTCTGCCAGTTAAGCAGAAGTGGGAATATGAGCAGTTGTAATTATCACATTTTTAATCGTTTCTCGAATCAAATGGCAATCAATCTCGATATATTTTGTACGTTCATGATAGAGAAGATTGGCAGCAATGTGCAACGCCGCTTTGTAATCACAGTATAAGGTGTAGTAAGTAACGTGATGCCCATGTCTTGGAAGAGACCAATAATCCAAGTAATTTGACACGTAGTTACAGCCATGGCTCGATACTTTGCTTCACCAGATGATCGCAATACCATGCTCTGTTTCTTGTATTTCCAAGAGATTAAAGAGTTCCACAACTTAATACAACAACCAGTGAGGGATCAACGGGTCATGGGGCAAGCCGCCCAATCagaatcacagtaagctttGAGGACAAAATATCTATCAGTTGAGAGGAGAATACCCAGAGCAGGAGCAGATTTCAAGTAATGCAAAACGCGTAAAGTAGCATCCAAATGAGATTTCTTTGGAGCGTGCATAAATTGGCTTAGATTTTGAACTGCATAACAAATGCCAGGTTTTGTAATTGTGAGATATATAAGTCGCCAAATCAAGCATCTGTAAGTATCAGGAGTTGACAGTAGAGGCTCCTCAATGGTGTGGTAAGAACTTTGTTTTGCAACCTAATCTAACTCAGCATTAGTGAGTTTAAGATGCTGGGCCACAGGGTACCAAAAGGTTTTGATCCAGTCATCCGTGAATCCGATAACAGTTCTATTCCGTTGACTGAGATAGATGCCATACTTGGAACGAGCAACTTCAATGCCAAGGAAGTGTCTCAATGGCCCAAGGTCCCTAAGGTGAATATGGGAGTGTAAAACTTTCTTCGAGGCAAGAATGGAAGCTTCATCACTTCTTGTGACAATAATGTCATTCACGTATACTAATATTAAAGTTATGTGAGCAGCATCTTTCTTAACAAACAAGGAATGATCATGGAGAGATTAAATAAAACCAGCTTACTTCATAACACCTGCGAACTTGGCATTCCATTGTCTTGAAGCCTTTTTAAGGCAATACAACAAAATATCCTTGTGGAAGTTTCATGTATACCTCCTTATCTAAGTTACATTGAAGGAAAGCATTcgtgacatccatttgataaagATGTCATCGCATAACAACTGCCACACTCAACAGACACCCAATGGTAACAATCTTGGCAGTTGGGGAAAAGATGTCATGGTAATCCACTCATTGTTGTTGGGAATAAGATTTGGCCACAAGCTGAGCTTTAAACTTGTCAACAGTTCCATCAGGATTCTTTTTGATTTTATACGCCCATCGGCATTCAATAGCTTTCTTACCAGGTGGCAACTCAACCAATTCTCATGTGTGATTGGATTCTAAGGCAGCGAGCTCTAAATCCATAGCAACTTTCCATCTAGGATCTGAAACTACTTCACGATAGGATGTGGGTTCCCTATTGGATGAGATGGATATCAAAATGCATGATAAGTTTCAGAAAAGTTGGAATAAGTGAGGAATTTTGACAATGAATACAAACAATCGACTGAGTTGATTTGAGACAAAGTTGGACAAGAATAATCTTTTGTCCAGATTGTAGGTGCAATAGCACGGAGAGATCTACATGGCGGTTTAGGGTCACGCTGATCATGATCAATATTAGAGTTGGAAACGTGATCATCTCCAAGAAAAGAATCAAGATTATGATGGAAAGTCGAAGAGCTTGCAAGAAACACAGGCTGAGAAGAGTTAATTGAGGCAAAAAGAAATGAATCTTCATGTTAAACCACATCTCTTTATACAAAAATTTTGTTGGTTTGAAAATCTAACAACTTATAACCCTTCAGAGTGCTGGAATAGCCCAAGAAGACACGATTATTGGCTCCGGCAGAGAATTTGTCCTTGGAATGCAAAATGGTAGCATAACACAGACAACCAAAGGTTCGAAGATGTGTGAAGCAGAGTGGTTTCTGAAATAAAATCTCAAATGGTGTCTTATTTTCCAGCAATGGACTTGTTGTACGATTAATTAGATAACAAGATTGAGGACACAATCTCCCCAAAACTTTAATGGGATATATGACTGAAATCTCAGAGCTCAAGCTACATCGAGAATATGCCTATGCTTCCATTCAACTACCTCATTTTGTTGCGAAGTACAAGGACATGAACTTGGATGTAAGATGTCTAAGGAGTTAAAAAATTGAGTGCATTTTGTCTTAAAGAAGTCAAGAGCATTGTCTGCGCGAATATTCTTGATGACTCTAGAGAATTGTGTTTGCACTAACGTGCCGAATTGTTTAAGAAAATGCAAACGAAGTCAAGGACATTTAAGAATTGTTTAACAACTATGGTCTTTACTGAATTTGGATATGGAGAGAAGACTAACTTTGAAATATGCCATATATAAAACATTTTCAAGTTTGATAGAATCAGTGAATGGTATTGATCCTATGTTGGAAACAGGGGCCGACCATTAGGCAATTTCACAAACTTAGTGGGAGTTGCTGTAAAATTAGAGCTAGAGAGATGCATAGGTTTTCTCGTCGTATGTTCATTTGCTCCACTATCTATAATCCAATGCGTGAGTATTTCAACAGCATGTGATATACATGCCATGTTAACCACTGGTTCAGTATGGGATTGCCCATTTGTCACGGCCCaacccacttgtgatattgtccgaTTTGGCCCAAGGCCTCACGgctttaaaacgcgtcacaagGGGTTGCTACTCGCTCATTTAAATACTCAGCATCTCTCCCGTTATTTGGCGATGCGGGATTTCGTCTAAGGGCCTTCTCATCTCCCCTTTAGCGACTCAGCGTCCTCGCTGAGGTTTGCCCCACTATCACAAACCCACGCGgagtcgctctgataccaaatgtcacgGCTCATctcacttgtgatattgtctaCTTTGGCCCGAGGGCTCACGGCTTCAAAACACGTCACATCGTCGGGCACCCACACACTGGTTCTCATACCAAATGTCACGGCCCAGctcacttgtgatattgtccgcttTGTCCCGAGGCCTCATGgctttaaaacgcgtcacaTCGTGCGACGCCCACACACTGGCTcattcgctctgataccaaatttcacggcccagcccacttgtgatattgtccgctttggCCCCAGGGATCACGGATTTAAAACGCGTCACATCgggttgctacacgctcatttaaatgtcTAGCATCACTCTCGTTGTTTTGGCGATGTGATATTTCGCTTAAGGGCCTTTTCACCATCCCTTTCGGGACTCAGCGTCCTCGCTAAGGTTTGCCCCATCATCTCAAACTCACGCGaagtcgctctgataccaaatgtcacggcctagcccacttgtgatattgtccgctttggCCCGAGACATCACGgctttaaaacgcgtcacaTTGTACGGCGCCACAcactagctctgataccaaatgtcatGGCCCAGCCCACTTGTAGACTTGTCAAAATGTGCTGGCGGGGCGGGCCAGCCCGCCACCCGCCGTAACCCACCATTAGGCTGGGCGGGGCGGGTCTCTAAATGGCCAACCCAAGGCCGCGGGTTACCCGGGCTGACCCGTTTGTTTTTTCTTTAATGCTAAACATTATTATAGTAAACATATAAGAAAAATATAGTTCGGTCAAATAgttttgttggggatcgatgtagagtttagaaagggggtgaataaactcttctcCTTTGATGATAATTTATGCAAAGggtgctaaaatcctgttagagattataGTTGTTCTTGTTCAATAGTACATCCAACAGATCACAATTGAAAGTGCGGAAACAATATGATGGAGTAAGGTGAAAGACAGTAATAGCATTAGATAGTAACACagtagttgtttctggaagttcgaagataaagtcttctacgtctccccttcttctatttccagaaggtatcactaaaagactttggttttgaagtacacacttgtacacacccacctcagcaggacttatctattgcctccTGAAACTCTTAGCAACTCGATACAATAGGTCAATATAACAATGTTATGgaaaaagactcttttccagtttacaACTCTTCTACAACAATATTATAAAGTTTGGCTTGAAGATATGAAGAAACAGCAG
Encoded here:
- the LOC140837140 gene encoding ubiquitin-like-specific protease 1D isoform X1 translates to MGEVGGGRKRKAPLVLDWNKLMPPENGIDDEPPPLKVIPAAETPKPWSLEIYDEDETSSKDFEVRHMSNKELSDSIMRMMAFASGPAHRLPDGGEKLRSRLMIHEAEFKRRKLQKDDEKCKKDTPACDELTCIDAMDSTSPGTSSSTPASKSSFAKRFFGKMDDKISIGETESFKEEIATLKHCDNKNAIANGQPQFWNAERMDFPSRKKPFKSPVYLSVNIDKPTQSNGKQLGRHSSRPSPHNSDGRMPGSFSKKEVAPCFRSSNVSKRNNQKAVVLVDEEELETEVTDQADQSIGDTKIYYPSRDDPEAIEICYSDMQCLTPESYLSSTIMNFYIRYLQKPTSSKASERCDYHFFNTYFYEKLKRDVLSKADKETSFVKFRRWWKGVNIFEKAYIFLPIHESLHWSLIIICIPDKEDESGPIILHLDSLGMHASSNIFEDVKSFLIGEWKFFSRERMPPEIPIADKIWKKLSRKIVEKVIEVPQQRNEYDCGVFVLFFMERFLDKAPDRLKKEDLTMFGRQWFIPQEASSLRNKILDLLKQEFKRAFEGAKCKSDP
- the LOC140837140 gene encoding ubiquitin-like-specific protease 1D isoform X2 translates to MRWCDFWLSQICFCEHYKQRTIKDDEKCKKDTPACDELTCIDAMDSTSPGTSSSTPASKSSFAKRFFGKMDDKISIGETESFKEEIATLKHCDNKNAIANGQPQFWNAERMDFPSRKKPFKSPVYLSVNIDKPTQSNGKQLGRHSSRPSPHNSDGRMPGSFSKKEVAPCFRSSNVSKRNNQKAVVLVDEEELETEVTDQADQSIGDTKIYYPSRDDPEAIEICYSDMQCLTPESYLSSTIMNFYIRYLQKPTSSKASERCDYHFFNTYFYEKLKRDVLSKADKETSFVKFRRWWKGVNIFEKAYIFLPIHESLHWSLIIICIPDKEDESGPIILHLDSLGMHASSNIFEDVKSFLIGEWKFFSRERMPPEIPIADKIWKKLSRKIVEKVIEVPQQRNEYDCGVFVLFFMERFLDKAPDRLKKEDLTMFGRQWFIPQEASSLRNKILDLLKQEFKRAFEGAKCKSDP